From a region of the Nitrospira sp. genome:
- a CDS encoding NAD-dependent epimerase/dehydratase family protein gives MKRMLVTGSSGLIGSEVCAYFHGQGWSIHGVDNNTRATFFGPQGDTRWNQHRLQADLKNFRHHELDIRDRKGALALIEELKPEVIVHTAAQPSHDLAAKIPFDDFDTNAVGTLNLLEATRLHTPKTVFVHMSTNKVYGDAPNELPLVEQAMRWDYASPADSDGIAEHMRIDQSKHSLFGASKVAADVMVQEYGRYFGMKTCCLRGGCLTGPNHSGVELHGFLSYLVKCNLEGRKYSVFGYKGKQVRDNIHSLDVARFIHAFIEHPRSGEVYNLGGGRGNSCSILEAFDMIAAVSGKKMLYEYVDKNREGDHICYISNLKKMTTHYPGWSITKTLQHIFAEIHESWLRRSTSANVHS, from the coding sequence ATGAAACGAATGCTTGTAACGGGGTCTTCCGGCCTGATTGGTTCAGAAGTGTGCGCCTACTTTCACGGACAGGGCTGGTCGATCCATGGCGTTGACAACAATACGCGTGCCACCTTTTTCGGTCCACAAGGAGATACACGTTGGAATCAGCACAGACTGCAGGCTGATTTGAAGAATTTTCGGCATCATGAACTGGACATTCGTGATCGCAAGGGGGCGCTGGCTCTTATTGAGGAGTTAAAGCCGGAGGTTATTGTGCACACGGCTGCTCAACCCTCGCATGATCTTGCGGCGAAAATCCCCTTTGATGATTTCGATACGAATGCGGTTGGAACCCTCAATCTGCTTGAAGCGACTAGATTGCATACGCCCAAGACGGTGTTCGTACATATGTCGACCAACAAGGTCTATGGAGATGCGCCGAACGAACTTCCGTTAGTAGAGCAGGCCATGCGGTGGGACTATGCGTCACCAGCCGACAGTGATGGCATTGCTGAGCATATGCGGATCGATCAATCGAAGCATTCGCTCTTTGGTGCTTCCAAAGTGGCGGCAGATGTCATGGTGCAGGAGTATGGCCGCTACTTTGGCATGAAAACCTGTTGCCTCCGAGGAGGATGTCTCACCGGCCCGAATCATTCTGGCGTGGAATTGCACGGTTTTTTGAGTTACCTCGTCAAATGCAATCTGGAGGGCCGGAAGTATAGTGTATTCGGCTACAAGGGAAAGCAGGTTCGTGACAATATTCATTCGCTGGACGTCGCCCGTTTCATCCATGCGTTCATCGAACACCCACGAAGCGGGGAGGTTTACAATCTTGGAGGCGGGCGTGGAAACAGCTGCTCCATCCTCGAAGCGTTTGACATGATTGCGGCGGTTTCAGGCAAAAAGATGCTGTACGAGTATGTCGACAAGAATCGTGAGGGTGATCATATTTGCTACATCAGCAACCTCAAGAAGATGACAACCCATTACCCCGGATGGAGTATCACGAAAACCTTGCAGCATATTTTTGCGGAGATTCACGAATCATGGCTTCGGCGTTCAACCAGCGCGAATGTGCACTCGTAG